From a single Solidesulfovibrio fructosivorans JJ] genomic region:
- a CDS encoding DEAD/DEAH box helicase: MSFDSFCLHPTICANIARIGYETPTPIQAEAIPHVADGRDIMGLAQTGTGKTAAFLLPIIHRLMTTKPEKRGVRALILAPTRELAEQIYRAGVDLGRGTRLRAAVIYGGVGMFPQVRALRQGLDIVVACPGRLLDHMNQGNVRFDALETLVLDEADHMFDMGFLPDLRRILAAVPEKRQTLLFSATMPAAIAGLAGETLTDPVTVRIGHLAPAATVEHAIYPVSSAQKTPLLLHLLGEAAKESVIVFTRTKHRAKNLAQQLCRAGHKATCLQGNLSQRQRQIAMDGFRRGTFQVLVATDIAARGIDVSQVAHVVNYDIPDTPEAYTHRIGRTGRAERDGQAHTFVTGEDMSMVRAIERHMKKPLPRRSVEGFEPDPEEFRRPSAPSRAPFRGRQGGFGGASRHAGGPRRQGDRPRSERGYDGRGNAEHPRDDRQRAARPHQGANGGQRRFGYEAPAGDPQRQGDHRPRRHAQADATAA; the protein is encoded by the coding sequence TTGAGCTTCGATTCTTTTTGCCTGCATCCGACCATCTGCGCCAACATCGCGCGCATCGGCTACGAAACCCCGACCCCCATCCAGGCCGAAGCCATCCCCCATGTGGCCGACGGCCGCGACATCATGGGCCTGGCCCAGACCGGCACCGGCAAAACCGCCGCTTTTCTTTTGCCCATCATCCACCGGCTCATGACCACCAAGCCGGAAAAACGCGGCGTGCGCGCGCTCATCCTCGCCCCCACCCGCGAACTGGCCGAACAAATTTACCGCGCCGGCGTGGATCTCGGCCGGGGCACCCGCCTGCGCGCGGCCGTCATCTACGGCGGCGTGGGCATGTTTCCCCAGGTCCGCGCCCTGCGCCAAGGCCTGGACATCGTGGTGGCCTGCCCCGGACGCCTGCTCGACCACATGAACCAGGGCAACGTCCGCTTCGACGCCCTGGAGACCCTCGTCCTCGACGAGGCCGACCACATGTTCGACATGGGCTTTTTGCCCGACTTGCGGCGCATCCTGGCCGCGGTGCCGGAAAAACGACAGACGTTGCTCTTTTCGGCCACCATGCCCGCGGCCATCGCCGGCCTGGCCGGCGAGACCCTGACCGACCCGGTCACGGTGCGCATCGGCCATCTCGCCCCGGCCGCCACGGTGGAACACGCCATCTACCCCGTGTCCTCGGCCCAGAAGACGCCGCTTTTGCTCCATCTGCTCGGCGAGGCCGCCAAGGAGTCGGTGATCGTCTTCACCCGCACCAAGCACCGGGCCAAGAACCTGGCCCAGCAGCTGTGCCGGGCCGGACACAAGGCCACCTGCCTGCAGGGCAACCTGTCCCAGCGCCAGCGCCAGATCGCCATGGACGGCTTCCGTCGCGGCACCTTCCAGGTGCTCGTGGCCACGGATATCGCCGCCCGGGGCATCGACGTCTCCCAAGTGGCCCACGTGGTCAACTACGACATCCCGGACACGCCCGAGGCCTACACCCACCGCATCGGCCGCACCGGCCGGGCCGAGCGCGACGGACAGGCCCACACCTTCGTCACCGGCGAGGACATGAGCATGGTGCGCGCCATCGAGCGCCACATGAAAAAGCCCCTGCCCAGGCGCTCGGTCGAAGGCTTCGAGCCCGATCCCGAGGAATTCCGCCGTCCGTCGGCCCCCTCGCGCGCGCCCTTCCGGGGCCGCCAGGGCGGTTTCGGCGGCGCATCGCGCCATGCCGGCGGCCCCCGTCGCCAGGGCGACCGGCCCCGGTCCGAACGCGGCTATGACGGGCGCGGCAACGCCGAGCATCCCCGCGACGACCGCCAGCGCGCCGCCCGCCCGCATCAGGGCGCAAACGGCGGCCAGCGCCGTTT